One window of Perca flavescens isolate YP-PL-M2 chromosome 6, PFLA_1.0, whole genome shotgun sequence genomic DNA carries:
- the LOC114557767 gene encoding C-C chemokine receptor type 1-like, whose product MATTIPAVVAFSGISENPKDLPRSTTAPFTSSITVSLPEYYSYYDYPEDDFGRCVYERYGAHFIPTLYASFFLLGLLGNSLVIWVIACGVRLRSMTDVCLLNLAVADLLLVCTLPFLAHQARDQWLFGDAMCKAVLGIHNIGFYSGIFFITLMSIDRYLAIVQAIYAMRVQTRSFGMIAAAVTWVAGFLASFPEMIFLKEQPVVNINGTQFFCYPVYPTATSNDDTISSNPHIWSIFSLFKMNFLGLFVPIVIMGFCYSQIVWRLLYSPSSKKQAIRLVLIVVVVFFCCWIPYNIASFFKALELLHIYTECESSKAIRLALQVTEVIAYSHSCLNPILYVFVREKFKRHLLRLINRAPCRLCQMVKVCIPQDRINWSVYSQTTSLDERSTAV is encoded by the exons ATGGCTACAACCATCCCTGCTGTTGTTGCTTTCAGTGGAATAAGTGAGAATCCAAAAGACTTACCAAG ATCTACTACAGCACCCTTCACCAGTAGCATCACTGTAAGCCTCCCAGAATACTACAGTTACTATGACTACCCTGAGGATGACTTCGGGAGGTGTGTGTATGAGCGTTATGGGGCCCATTTTATTCCCACCCTCTACGCCAGTTTCTTCCTCCTGGGCCTTCTGGGTAACTCTTTGGTCATCTGGGTCATTGCTTGTGGCGTGCGTCTCCGCAGCATGACCGACGTGTGCCTCCTAAACTTGGCTGTTGCTGACCTTCTCTTGGTGTGTACCCTTCCCTTCCTAGCCCACCAAGCCCGGGACCAGTGGCTGTTTGGGGATGCTATGTGCAAAGCGGTCCTTGGTATTCATAATATTGGTTTTTACAGTGGGATCTTTTTCATCACTCTAATGAGCATTGACCGGTACTTGGCTATAGTACAGGCCATTTACGCTATGAGAGTACAGACAAGGTCCTTTGGAATGATCGCAGCGGCTGTTACATGGGTGGCTGGATTTTTGGCTTCTTTCCCTGAAATGATCTTCCTCAAAGAGCAGCCTGTTGTGAATATTAATGGGACTCAGTTTTTCTGCTACCCTGTATATCCCACAGCAACTTCGAATGACGACACCATTTCATCCAACCCTCACATCTGGAGCATCTTcagcctttttaaaatgaactttttgGGTCTATTTGTCCCGATAGTCATCATGGGTTTCTGCTACTCACAGATTGTCTGGAGGCTGCTATACAGCCCATCATCCAAGAAACAAGCCATCCGTTTAGTGCTCATAGTGGTAGTAGTTTTCTTCTGCTGCTGGATCCCCTACAACATTGCATCCTTCTTCAAAGCACTGGAGCTATTGCACATCTATACAGAATGTGAAAGCAGCAAAGCCATCAGATTGGCTTTACAAGTCACTGAGGTCATTGCCTATTCTCACAGCTGCCTCAACCCCatcctgtatgtgtttgttagGGAGAAGTTCAAGAGGCACCTGCTAAGGTTGATAAACAGGGCTCCCTGCAGGCTGTGTCAGATGGTCAAAGTCTGCATACCCCAGGACAGAATCAATTGGTCAGTCTACTCACAGACCACCAGCCTGGACGAGAGGAGCACTGCTGTGTAA
- the LOC114557891 gene encoding C-C chemokine receptor type 5-like, translating into MSTTIPTVAFSGTSRYPEDLPRSTTAPFTSSITVSLPEYYSYYDYPEEDFGRCVYERYGAHFIPTLYASFFLLGLLGNSLVIWVIACGVRLRSMTDVCLLNLAVADLLLVCTLPFLAHQARDQWLFGDTMCKAVLGIYNIVFYSGIFFITLMSIDRYLAIVQAIYAMRVRTRSFGMIAAAVTWVAGFLASFPEMIFLKEQPVVNINGTQFFCYPVYPTATSNDDTTSSNPHIWSIFSLFKMNFLGLFVPVVIMGFCYSQIVWRLLYSPSSKKQAIRLVLIVVVVFFCCWIPYNIASFFKALELLHIYTECESSKAIRLALQVTEAIAYSHSCLNPILYVFVGEKFRRHLLRLINRAPCRLCQMVKVCIPQDRINWSVYSQTTSLDERSTAV; encoded by the exons ATGTCTACAACAATCCCTACTGTTGCTTTCAGTGGAACAAGTAGGTATCCAGAGGACTTACCAAG ATCTACTACAGCACCCTTCACCAGTAGCATCACTGTAAGCCTCCCAGAATACTACAGTTACTATGACTACCCTGAGGAGGACTTTGGGAGGTGTGTGTATGAGCGTTATGGGGCCCATTTTATTCCCACCCTATACGCCAGTTTCTTCCTCCTGGGCCTTCTGGGTAACTCTTTGGTCATCTGGGTCATTGCTTGTGGCGTGCGTCTCCGCAGCATGACCGACGTGTGCCTCCTAAACTTGGCTGTTGCTGACCTTCTCTTGGTGTGTACCCTTCCCTTCCTAGCCCACCAAGCCCGGGACCAGTGGCTGTTTGGGGATACTATGTGCAAAGCGGTCCTTGGTAtttataatattgttttttacagtgggATCTTTTTCATCACTCTAATGAGCATTGACCGGTACTTGGCTATAGTACAGGCCATTTACGCTATGAGAGTACGGACAAGGTCCTTTGGAATGATTGCAGCAGCTGTTACATGGGTGGCTGGATTTTTGGCTTCTTTCCCTGAAATGATCTTCCTCAAAGAGCAGCCTGTTGTGAATATTAATGGGACTCAGTTTTTCTGCTACCCTGTATATCCCACAGCAACTTCGAATGACGACACCACTTCATCCAACCCTCACATCTGGAGCATCTTcagcctttttaaaatgaactttttgGGTCTATTTGTCCCGGTAGTCATCATGGGTTTCTGCTACTCACAGATTGTCTGGAGGCTGCTATACAGCCCGTCATCCAAGAAACAAGCCATCCGTTTAGTGCTCATAGTGGTAGTAGTTTTCTTCTGCTGCTGGATCCCCTACAACATTGCATCCTTCTTCAAAGCACTGGAGCTATTGCACATCTATACAGAATGTGAAAGCAGCAAAGCCATCAGATTGGCTTTACAAGTCACTGAGGCCATTGCCTATTCTCACAGCTGCCTCAACCCCatcctgtatgtgtttgttgggGAGAAGTTCAGGAGGCACCTGCTAAGGTTGATAAACAGGGCTCCCTGCAGGCTGTGTCAGATGGTCAAAGTCTGCATACCCCAGGACAGAATCAATTGGTCAGTCTACTCACAGACCACCAGCCTGGACGAGAGGAGCACTGCTGTGTAA